The Deltaproteobacteria bacterium genomic sequence GCGCTCTGGTAATCGGGCTCGGATTCGGGCTCCAGAACATCTTCAACAACTTCGTAAGCGGACTCATTCTCCTGTTCGAGCGACCCATTCAGGTGGGAGACGCACTAGAGATCAACGGGGTATGGGGGGTGGTCCGTAAGATAAACGTTCGATCCACGGTGGTGCAGACCTGGGACAACGCCGCCCTCAT encodes the following:
- a CDS encoding mechanosensitive ion channel, whose product is MQSGLQESIVKITGYTIWVFGILLSFNVLGFSTASMAVVLGALVIGLGFGLQNIFNNFVSGLILLFERPIQVGDALEINGVWGVVRKINVRSTVVQTWDNAAL